Proteins from one Embleya scabrispora genomic window:
- a CDS encoding SseB family protein, with amino-acid sequence MTAENAALAAVLEDTDGDIDPADLLAAIVAGGVVVAIDDTESVVFIHGQDGKPWLPAFVDAATCARDVPHARPHVCDAARLVDIAGRTGVRTMTVASATQCATVPLALVAKASVARD; translated from the coding sequence ATGACTGCCGAGAACGCCGCCCTGGCCGCCGTCCTGGAGGACACCGACGGGGACATCGACCCCGCCGACCTGCTCGCCGCGATCGTGGCCGGCGGGGTGGTGGTGGCGATCGACGACACCGAGTCGGTGGTCTTCATCCATGGGCAGGACGGGAAGCCGTGGTTGCCCGCCTTCGTCGACGCGGCCACCTGCGCCCGGGACGTCCCGCACGCCCGGCCCCACGTGTGCGACGCGGCCCGCCTGGTGGACATCGCCGGGCGGACCGGGGTGCGGACCATGACGGTGGCCTCCGCGACGCAGTGCGCGACGGTACCGCTGGCGCTGGTGGCCAAGGCGTCAGTGGCCCGGGACTGA
- a CDS encoding SDR family NAD(P)-dependent oxidoreductase, protein MTTSLITGASSGLGAAFARRLAHEGHDLVLVARDRERLTECARELREEHGVSVQVLAADLSLDEGIAAVEARLADREAPVDVLVNNAGFGSRGGFLAVSTAEELRMLKVHCEAVLRLTAAACAAMRERGRGWVVNVASVAAFLPRGTYGASKAWVVNFTEGTARELAGSGVRLMALCPGFVRTEFHLRAGMGTSNIPNWMWLDADRVVAAAIRDLAVGKSVSVPDLRYKAVVALARLTPRALFGNVSTRTGRVYGPTRG, encoded by the coding sequence ATGACGACCTCACTGATCACCGGTGCCAGTTCAGGGCTCGGTGCCGCGTTCGCCCGGCGGCTCGCCCACGAGGGGCACGACCTCGTCCTGGTCGCGCGCGACCGGGAACGGTTGACCGAATGCGCCCGCGAACTGCGGGAGGAGCACGGCGTGTCGGTGCAGGTGCTGGCCGCCGACCTGTCGCTCGACGAGGGGATCGCCGCCGTCGAGGCCCGCCTGGCCGACCGCGAGGCGCCGGTGGACGTACTGGTCAACAACGCCGGGTTCGGCAGCAGGGGCGGCTTCCTCGCCGTCTCCACCGCGGAGGAGTTGCGCATGCTCAAGGTGCACTGCGAGGCGGTGCTGCGGCTGACCGCCGCCGCGTGTGCGGCGATGCGTGAGCGCGGGCGCGGCTGGGTGGTGAACGTGGCCTCCGTCGCGGCCTTCCTGCCGCGCGGCACGTACGGTGCGAGCAAGGCGTGGGTGGTCAATTTCACCGAGGGCACGGCCAGGGAACTCGCGGGCAGCGGCGTGCGGTTGATGGCGCTGTGCCCGGGCTTCGTGCGGACCGAGTTCCATCTGCGGGCCGGGATGGGCACGTCCAACATCCCCAACTGGATGTGGCTGGACGCCGATCGGGTGGTCGCCGCGGCGATCCGCGACCTGGCCGTGGGCAAGTCGGTCAGCGTGCCGGATCTGCGCTACAAGGCGGTGGTCGCCCTGGCCCGGCTCACCCCGCGCGCCCTGTTCGGCAACGTGTCCACGCGAACCGGTCGGGTGTACGGGCCCACGCGCGGTTAG
- a CDS encoding TetR/AcrR family transcriptional regulator, whose translation MAAAGGGRLEQWRAGADPGGKYAMAAAVRKVGGLVPPARGTRPRNRRELILAAAADLFYRRGYADVAMSDIAEAVGMGPSALYRHFRSKQRLLLQVVLDGIAPVRDALARSAVDDPDTVLRAVVAATLDHREVGVLWQREGRLLPPEERAEVHREVRAVTAVVTALIRKARPQLSAGQGEVLARSGLGVLLSPSFHRVDLPRPEYVRLLVDLCRAAVTAHPAALGPIAEAPAPAGIALRSRREALLGAAVRMFAEQGYAGVAIEDIGAAAGIAGPSVYNHFESKADLLCAAVTRGLEWLAMDMTRALAGADDAETALRVLLGSYVRFSVDRSDLVQLLVAEVSHLPTQARHRARQARADYLMEWTRLLCAVRPEYGAAEARIRVHAALSAINDVARMRHLRDTDGVAPTLAVVAGAVLGLTPA comes from the coding sequence GTGGCCGCCGCGGGCGGCGGCCGGCTGGAACAATGGCGCGCGGGGGCGGATCCCGGAGGGAAGTACGCGATGGCGGCTGCGGTGCGCAAGGTCGGCGGACTCGTGCCGCCCGCCCGGGGGACCCGACCGCGCAATCGACGCGAACTGATCCTGGCCGCGGCGGCCGACCTGTTCTACCGCCGGGGCTACGCCGACGTGGCGATGAGCGACATCGCCGAGGCGGTGGGCATGGGCCCCTCCGCCCTGTACCGGCACTTCCGCAGCAAACAGCGCCTGCTCCTGCAGGTCGTGCTCGACGGGATCGCGCCGGTGCGCGACGCGCTGGCCCGCAGCGCCGTGGACGACCCGGACACCGTGCTGCGCGCGGTGGTCGCGGCCACGCTCGACCACCGCGAGGTGGGCGTGTTGTGGCAGCGCGAGGGCCGGTTGTTGCCGCCGGAGGAACGCGCCGAGGTACACCGCGAGGTGCGCGCGGTCACCGCCGTGGTCACCGCGCTGATTCGCAAGGCCCGCCCGCAACTGTCCGCCGGGCAGGGCGAGGTGCTGGCCCGCAGCGGCCTCGGGGTGCTGCTCAGTCCGTCCTTCCACCGGGTCGACCTGCCGCGTCCGGAGTACGTCCGGCTCCTGGTGGACCTGTGTCGGGCGGCGGTCACCGCGCATCCGGCGGCGCTGGGGCCGATCGCCGAGGCCCCGGCGCCGGCCGGGATCGCGCTGCGCTCGCGGCGCGAGGCGCTGCTCGGCGCGGCGGTGCGGATGTTCGCCGAGCAGGGCTACGCCGGAGTGGCCATCGAGGACATCGGCGCCGCCGCCGGGATCGCCGGCCCCAGTGTGTACAACCACTTCGAGAGCAAGGCCGACCTGCTGTGCGCCGCGGTGACCCGGGGCCTGGAGTGGCTGGCGATGGACATGACGCGCGCGCTCGCGGGCGCCGACGACGCCGAGACGGCGCTGCGCGTACTGCTGGGGTCGTATGTGCGCTTCTCCGTCGACCGCAGCGACCTGGTGCAGTTGTTGGTCGCGGAGGTTTCGCACCTGCCGACCCAGGCGCGGCATCGGGCCCGGCAGGCGAGGGCGGACTACCTCATGGAGTGGACCCGACTGCTGTGCGCGGTCCGGCCGGAGTACGGCGCCGCCGAGGCGCGGATCCGGGTGCACGCGGCGTTGAGCGCGATCAACGACGTGGCCCGGATGCGGCATCTGCGCGACACCGACGGCGTGGCGCCGACCCTGGCGGTGGTGGCCGGCGCCGTGCTCGGCCTGACGCCGGCCTGA
- a CDS encoding allophanate hydrolase-related protein: MARMFLNGQAMEGGPFHHHLEGAPLVARTRTAPGYRFFSIGDRCPGLLPDPTSEARIAGEVYEVPDAVLRDNLLPTEPPELEFGIIELEDGSACFSMILRRGESQSGRHKEITEFGGWRAYLRTLGREA, translated from the coding sequence ATGGCACGCATGTTCCTCAACGGTCAGGCGATGGAGGGTGGACCGTTCCACCACCACCTGGAGGGCGCGCCGCTGGTCGCCCGGACCCGCACCGCTCCCGGATACCGCTTCTTCTCGATCGGCGACCGCTGTCCGGGACTGCTGCCCGACCCGACGAGCGAGGCGCGGATCGCGGGTGAGGTGTACGAGGTTCCCGACGCGGTGTTGCGGGACAACCTGCTGCCGACCGAACCGCCGGAGTTGGAGTTCGGGATCATCGAGCTGGAGGACGGCTCGGCCTGCTTCTCGATGATCCTGCGCCGCGGCGAGTCGCAGTCCGGCCGGCACAAGGAGATCACCGAGTTCGGCGGATGGCGGGCCTACCTGCGCACACTCGGGCGCGAGGCGTAG
- the aceB gene encoding malate synthase A: MSAPTIVVKHGGATGGFVPRADEVLDPEALRFVAALQRRFGGRRLELLERRRARRAEIARTGRLDFLPETADVRAADWRVAEAPPALRDRRVEITGPADRKMTINALNSGARIWLADFEDASAPTWHNVVAHQLNLIDAYDRRIDFATAEGKSYRLRPDDELATVVMRPRGWHLDERHILVDGAPASGALVDFGLYFFHNAARLLDRGLGPYFYLPKIESHLEARLWNDVFLHAQDLLDIPRGTIRATVLIETVTAAFEMDEILYELREHASGLNAGRWDYLFSIVKNFRDAGDAFVLPDRNAVTMTAPFMRAYTELLVRTCHRRGAHAIGGMAAVIPSRRDAAANAAALAKVRDDKDREAGDGFDGSWVAHPDLVPVCREAFDAVLGDRPNQLERTRDEVEVTADQLLDVASAQGSPTGAGLHGAVGVGLRYLEAWLRGYGAVAVFGLMEDVATAEISRSQVWQWINNGVVLSDTGEKVTADLVRRLVVEELGALREDLGDRTFDAGRWTDARELFLRVALAEEFVDFLTLPGCELLD, encoded by the coding sequence ATGAGTGCACCGACCATCGTGGTCAAGCACGGCGGCGCGACCGGCGGCTTCGTGCCGCGGGCGGACGAAGTGCTCGACCCCGAGGCGCTGCGCTTCGTGGCAGCGCTGCAGCGCCGGTTCGGCGGTCGCCGCCTCGAACTGCTCGAGCGGCGACGGGCCCGGCGCGCGGAGATCGCCCGCACCGGGCGGCTCGACTTCCTCCCGGAGACCGCCGACGTGCGCGCCGCCGACTGGCGGGTCGCCGAGGCGCCACCCGCGCTGCGCGACCGCCGGGTCGAGATCACCGGACCGGCCGACCGCAAGATGACGATCAACGCGCTCAACTCCGGGGCCCGGATCTGGCTCGCCGACTTCGAGGACGCCTCCGCGCCCACCTGGCACAACGTGGTGGCGCACCAACTCAACCTGATCGACGCCTACGACCGGCGGATCGACTTCGCCACCGCCGAGGGCAAGAGCTACCGGCTGCGCCCGGACGACGAACTGGCCACCGTGGTGATGCGCCCGCGCGGATGGCACCTGGACGAGCGACACATCCTGGTCGACGGCGCGCCCGCGTCCGGCGCGCTGGTCGACTTCGGGCTGTACTTCTTCCACAACGCGGCCCGGCTGCTCGACCGGGGTCTGGGACCGTACTTCTACCTGCCCAAGATCGAGAGCCACCTCGAAGCCCGGTTGTGGAACGACGTGTTCCTGCACGCGCAGGACCTGCTCGACATCCCGCGCGGCACGATCCGGGCCACCGTGCTGATCGAGACGGTCACCGCCGCGTTCGAGATGGACGAGATCCTGTACGAACTGCGCGAGCACGCCTCGGGGTTGAACGCCGGCCGGTGGGACTACCTGTTCAGCATCGTGAAGAACTTCCGGGACGCGGGCGACGCGTTCGTGCTGCCCGACCGCAACGCGGTGACCATGACCGCGCCGTTCATGCGCGCGTACACCGAACTCCTGGTGCGCACCTGCCACCGGCGCGGCGCGCACGCCATCGGCGGGATGGCGGCGGTGATCCCCTCCCGTCGGGACGCGGCGGCCAACGCCGCGGCGTTGGCGAAGGTGCGCGACGACAAGGATCGTGAGGCCGGAGACGGCTTCGACGGGTCGTGGGTGGCCCACCCCGACCTGGTCCCGGTGTGCCGCGAGGCGTTCGACGCGGTGCTCGGCGATCGGCCGAACCAGCTCGAACGCACCCGCGACGAGGTCGAGGTGACGGCGGATCAACTGCTCGACGTGGCCTCCGCCCAGGGCTCGCCGACCGGTGCCGGGCTGCACGGCGCGGTCGGTGTGGGCCTGCGCTACCTGGAGGCGTGGCTGCGCGGCTACGGCGCGGTCGCCGTGTTCGGCCTGATGGAGGACGTCGCCACCGCGGAGATCTCCCGCTCCCAGGTGTGGCAGTGGATCAACAACGGCGTGGTGCTCTCGGACACCGGCGAGAAGGTGACCGCGGACCTGGTCCGGCGCCTGGTCGTCGAGGAACTGGGCGCGCTGCGCGAGGACTTGGGCGACCGGACCTTCGACGCGGGCCGCTGGACGGACGCGCGCGAGCTGTTCCTGCGGGTCGCCCTCGCCGAGGAGTTCGTCGACTTCCTCACCCTGCCGGGATGCGAACTCCTCGACTGA
- a CDS encoding IclR family transcriptional regulator, which yields MVAVNAGSNGTGGGVQSLERAFDLLELLADAGGVLTLSELAARSGLPMPTIHRLVRTLVSLGYLRQDASRRYTLGPRLIRLGETAGRLLGSWARPYLAELMETTGETANLAVLEAGEVVYVGQVPSRHSMRMFTEVGRRVQPHCTAVGKALLAQLPEADAARVLGGRPLASHTEHTVTDPAELLAQFPTIRARGYAIDDQEQELGVRCVAVVVPGAPTATALSISGPEARIRAMEEGWMTGRMQEIAVRLGRRLGGTDPLPEPPAAD from the coding sequence GTGGTCGCGGTCAACGCAGGCAGCAACGGCACGGGCGGCGGCGTCCAGTCCCTGGAACGCGCGTTCGACCTCCTCGAACTGCTCGCCGACGCCGGCGGGGTGCTGACGCTCAGCGAACTCGCCGCGCGTTCGGGACTGCCCATGCCCACGATCCACCGCCTGGTACGCACCCTCGTGTCGCTGGGTTATCTGCGCCAGGACGCGTCGCGCCGCTACACCCTGGGTCCGCGGCTGATCCGGCTGGGCGAGACGGCGGGCCGCCTGCTCGGCAGCTGGGCCCGTCCGTACCTGGCCGAGCTGATGGAGACCACCGGCGAGACCGCCAACCTCGCGGTCCTGGAGGCGGGCGAGGTGGTCTACGTCGGCCAGGTGCCCAGCCGGCACTCGATGCGGATGTTCACCGAGGTCGGCCGCCGGGTGCAACCGCACTGCACCGCGGTGGGCAAGGCGCTGCTGGCCCAATTGCCCGAGGCCGACGCGGCACGGGTGCTCGGCGGTCGCCCGCTGGCCTCGCACACCGAGCACACGGTCACCGATCCCGCCGAACTGCTGGCCCAGTTCCCGACGATCCGGGCCCGGGGCTACGCGATCGACGACCAGGAGCAGGAACTCGGCGTGCGCTGCGTGGCGGTGGTGGTGCCGGGCGCGCCGACCGCGACCGCGCTGTCCATCTCCGGCCCCGAGGCGCGCATCCGGGCGATGGAGGAGGGCTGGATGACCGGCCGCATGCAGGAGATCGCCGTGCGCCTGGGCCGACGCCTCGGCGGCACCGACCCGCTCCCGGAGCCCCCGGCCGCCGACTGA
- a CDS encoding glycerophosphodiester phosphodiesterase — translation MTARITFYDAWMLLDPPERRHRRRGYPMRRIGVALAIVGIAFGTVRCAEPAWMHRGGRTASAGGVSATTEPSQPAAMRPPSNTAEPNGSSVIDGRRYVRSPGAGMTVFAHRGAPTLAPENTLPSDEAARRSGADWIENDVQPSRDGVPHIMHDETVDRTTDGHGRIRDLTSAQLAALDAGKWFRPEFSGTKVMTLRGQLADLRSRGGRLLLEIKNPQTREEIARIVEEVRQSGMSNRVFVQSFDRESLRITRDLAPELPLGLLGDEDEGDPVAVARELRLTSYNPSYYLVAKHPDLVRRLHAAGVAVFAWTPDDPNEWSKLNEAGVDGIITNRSADLVAWNRQHAPGKGARS, via the coding sequence ATGACAGCTCGAATCACCTTCTACGATGCCTGGATGCTCCTCGATCCACCCGAGCGCCGGCACCGCCGCCGGGGATACCCCATGCGGCGGATCGGCGTCGCGCTCGCCATAGTCGGCATCGCCTTCGGCACCGTCCGGTGCGCCGAGCCCGCCTGGATGCACAGGGGCGGCAGGACGGCGTCCGCCGGCGGCGTGTCGGCGACCACCGAACCGTCCCAGCCGGCCGCGATGCGCCCGCCCTCGAACACCGCCGAACCGAACGGCTCCTCGGTGATCGACGGTCGCCGGTACGTGCGCTCCCCCGGCGCCGGGATGACCGTGTTCGCGCACCGCGGCGCGCCCACGCTGGCCCCGGAGAACACGCTGCCCTCCGACGAGGCGGCCCGTCGCTCGGGTGCGGACTGGATCGAGAACGACGTGCAGCCGAGCCGGGACGGCGTGCCGCACATCATGCACGACGAGACGGTGGATCGAACCACCGACGGACACGGGCGCATTCGCGATCTGACCTCGGCCCAGCTGGCCGCCCTGGATGCCGGGAAGTGGTTTCGGCCGGAGTTCTCCGGCACGAAGGTGATGACCCTGCGCGGGCAACTCGCCGATCTGCGCTCCCGGGGCGGGCGGCTGCTTTTGGAGATCAAGAATCCGCAGACCCGCGAGGAGATCGCCCGCATCGTCGAGGAGGTTCGTCAAAGCGGCATGTCGAACCGGGTGTTCGTACAGAGTTTCGATCGGGAGTCGTTGCGGATCACCCGCGATCTCGCCCCCGAACTGCCGCTCGGGCTGCTGGGCGACGAGGACGAGGGCGATCCGGTGGCGGTGGCCCGGGAGTTGCGGCTGACCTCGTACAACCCCTCCTACTATCTGGTCGCCAAACATCCCGACCTGGTCCGCCGACTGCACGCGGCCGGCGTCGCGGTGTTCGCGTGGACCCCCGACGACCCGAACGAATGGTCGAAGCTGAACGAGGCGGGGGTGGACGGGATCATCACCAACCGCAGCGCCGACCTGGTCGCGTGGAACCGGCAGCACGCCCCGGGGAAGGGCGCCCGCAGCTGA